The following coding sequences lie in one Arabidopsis thaliana chromosome 3, partial sequence genomic window:
- the SCL30A gene encoding SC35-like splicing factor 30A (SC35-like splicing factor 30A (SCL30A); FUNCTIONS IN: RNA binding, nucleotide binding, nucleic acid binding; INVOLVED IN: nuclear mRNA splicing, via spliceosome, RNA splicing; LOCATED IN: nuclear speck; EXPRESSED IN: 26 plant structures; EXPRESSED DURING: 14 growth stages; CONTAINS InterPro DOMAIN/s: RNA recognition motif, RNP-1 (InterPro:IPR000504), Nucleotide-binding, alpha-beta plait (InterPro:IPR012677); BEST Arabidopsis thaliana protein match is: SC35-like splicing factor 33 (TAIR:AT1G55310.3); Has 39411 Blast hits to 22154 proteins in 1003 species: Archae - 84; Bacteria - 1991; Metazoa - 19033; Fungi - 3968; Plants - 4828; Viruses - 731; Other Eukaryotes - 8776 (source: NCBI BLink).) produces MRGRSYTPSPPRGYGRRGRSPSPRGRFGGSRDSDLPTSLLVRNLRHDCRQEDLRRPFEQFGPVKDIYLPRDYYTGDPRGFGFIQFMDPADAAEAKHQMDGYLLLGRELTVVFAEENRKKPTEMRTRDRGGRSNRFQDRRRSPPRYSRSPPPRRGRRSRSRSRGYNSPPAKRHQSRSVSPQDRRYEKERSYSRSPPHNGSRVRSGSPGRVKSHSRSPRRSVSPRKNRSYTPEQARSQSPVPRQSRSPTPVPRGAQNGDRSPSQ; encoded by the exons ATGAGAGGAAGGAGCTACACGCCATCACCACCAAGGGGTTATGGAAGGAGGGGCCGGAGCCCTAGCCCTCGGGGCCGGTTTGGTGGGAGTCGTGACAGTGATCTCCCAACCAGTCTCTTGGTTCGCAACTTACGTCATGATTGCAG GCAAGAAGACCTCAGGAGGCCATTTGAGCAGTTTGGTCCCGTCAAGGACATCTACCTTCCTAGGGATTACTATACTGG AGATCCAAGGGGGTTTGGATTCATTCAGTTTATGGATCCTGCTGATGCTGCTGAGGCTAAACATCAAATGGAtggttatcttcttcttggtcGTGAGTTGACTGTCGTATTTGCTGAAGAAAACCGGAAGAAGCCAACTGAGATGAGAACAAGGGATCGAGGTGGAAG GAGCAACAGATTCCAGGACAGAAGACGTTCTCCTCCTCGGTACTCTCGGTCTCCTCCTCCTCGCCGTGGTCGTAGATCACGATCACGTAGCCGCGGCTATAATTCTCCTCCCGCTAAAAGACATCAATCTAG GTCTGTCTCACCTCAGGATAGACGATATGAGAAGGAGAGGTCATACTCTCGCTCACCACCCCATAATGGCTCAAGGGTTCGCAGTGGAAGTCCTGGGAGAGTGAAGAGCCACAGCAGAAGCCCAAGAAGAAGCGTGAGCCCAAGAAAAAACAGGAGCTACACGCCAGAACAAGCAAGGAGCCAAAGCCCTGTCCCTAGGCAGAGCAGGAGCCCGACCCCAGTCCCTCGTGGAGCACAAAATGGAGACCGTTCTCCAAGCCAGTGA
- a CDS encoding Ribosomal protein L30/L7 family protein produces the protein MTEAESKTVVPESVLKKRKREEEWALAKKQELEAAKKQNAEKRKLIFNRAKQYSKEYQEKERELIQLKREAKLKGGFYVDPEAKLLFIIRIRGINAIDPKTKKILQLLRLRQIFNGVFLKVNKATINMLRRVEPYVTYGYPNLKSVKELIYKRGFGKLNHQRTALTDNSIVDQGLGKHGIICVEDLIHEIMTVGPHFKEANNFLWPFQLKAPLGGMKKKRNHYVEGGDAGNRENFINELVRRMN, from the exons ATGACTGAAGCAGAGTCCAAGACTGTTGTTCCTGAGTCagtgttgaagaagagaaagagggagGAAGAATGGGCACTTGCCAAGAAACAGGAGCTTGAGGCTGCCAAAAAGCAGAATGCTGAGAAGAGGAAACTCATATTTAACCGGGCTAAACAGTACTCCAAGGAGTACCAGGAGAAA GAAAGGGAATTAATCCAGCTGAAGCGTGAGGCAAAATTGAAAGGAGGCTTTTATGTTGACCCAGAAGCTAAACTGCTTTTCATTATCCGTATCCGTGG TATCAATGCCATTGAcccaaagacaaagaagatttTGCAACTTTTGCGTTTAAGACAG ATTTTCAATGGTGTGTTCTTGAAGGTCAACAAGGCAACCATTAACATGCTTCGCCGTGTTGAACCCTATGTAACCTATGG ATACCCGAACTTAAAAAGTGTGAAGGAATTGATTTACAAACGAGGTTTTGGAAAGCTTAACCACCAGAGGACTGCCTTAACAGACAATTCTATTGTAGATCAG GGGCTAGGAAAGCATGGCATCATCTGCGTTGAGGATCTGATCCATGAGATCATGACGGTTGGGCCACATTTCAAGGAAGCCAATAACTTTTTGTGGCCATTCCAGTTGAAGGCTCCATTGGGagggatgaagaagaagaggaaccaTTACGTGGAAGGAGGAGATGCTGGAAACCGCGAGAACTTCATCAACGAGCTCGTTAGGAGAATGAACTGA
- a CDS encoding Cysteine/Histidine-rich C1 domain family protein (Cysteine/Histidine-rich C1 domain family protein; FUNCTIONS IN: zinc ion binding; INVOLVED IN: intracellular signaling pathway; EXPRESSED IN: 20 plant structures; EXPRESSED DURING: 9 growth stages; CONTAINS InterPro DOMAIN/s: Protein kinase C-like, phorbol ester/diacylglycerol binding (InterPro:IPR002219), Zinc finger, PHD-type, conserved site (InterPro:IPR019786), Zinc finger, PHD-type (InterPro:IPR001965), DC1 (InterPro:IPR004146), C1-like (InterPro:IPR011424); BEST Arabidopsis thaliana protein match is: Cysteine/Histidine-rich C1 domain family protein (TAIR:AT5G42280.1); Has 1359 Blast hits to 591 proteins in 21 species: Archae - 0; Bacteria - 0; Metazoa - 2; Fungi - 0; Plants - 1347; Viruses - 0; Other Eukaryotes - 10 (source: NCBI BLink).) yields MNLLGTRNMMTLSKRSSKTKTGSVWFSYLEEHLVNVHIFEESPRDSRDAICKLCKSTVSFESFAYYCRECRSHFHKDCLTIINAKIHEHTLTFIRRENPFPCDVCGRDDKGMDMYGCLQCDFFVHRQCIFLPKVIKLTRHSQRLSHVFRISDGDNICGVCRSQVDVRYGGYSCIEKTCNYVVHSSCIIRFDVWDGKDLEEEPEPEEIDSQVDLAALVEIDGKSVRHFSHEHDLLRLDMGEKEESGQVCQACVLPIEFGSFLGCKQCDFALHDVCASLPRKMEHGIHIHPLTIHVDAMNNENGFFTCSVCNQHSCGFMYKCCQEDCEFKIDVKCASFAEPFDHSMHKHPLYLAIYFDEFIYRCEGCTQSSRFAAKCYKGCWFPLEFKCLNLPKLVKYKYDSHSLTLYSDKYYSKSFQLEWWCEICEENINKKKLFYTCHECCTTLHVECILGKYPYLKSGHRIKVSGLEVEIASNNGVSRPVCHTCHRICQDKKKFNGKDDVYFCSIKCIHSTK; encoded by the exons ATGAATCTGTTAGGCACTAGAAACATGATGACTCTGTCTAAGAGATCTTCGAAGACGAAGACTGGTTCTGTTTGGTTTTCGTATCTAGAGGAACATCTAGTAAATGT ACACATATTTGAAGAATCTCCACGCGATTCTAGAGATGCAATTTGCAAATTGTGTAAAAGTACGgtttcttttgaatctttcGCATATTATTGTCGTGAATGTAGATCCCATTTCCATAAGGATTGTCTCACAATAATCAATGCAAAGATTCATGAGCATACACTAACTTTCATTCGTAGAGAGAATCCGTTCCCTTGTGATGTTTGTGGGAGGGATGATAAAGGTATGGATATGTACGGATGTTTACAATGCGATTTCTTTGTACATAGACAGTGTATATTCCTACCAAAGGTTATAAAGCTCACACGTCACTCACAGCGTCTCTCTCACGTTTTTCGTATCTCTGATGGTGATAACATTTGTGGAGTTTGCCGGAGCCAAGTTGATGTTAGATATGGAGGATATTCTTGTATTGAGAAGACATGTAATTATGTTGTCCATTCAAGCTGTATAATTCGTTTTGATGTGTGGGATGGCaaagatcttgaagaagagcCTGAACCAGAGGAGATTGACTCTCAAGTTGATCTTGCTGCGTTGGTGGAAATAGATGGAAAATCAGTACGCCATTTTAGCCATGAACATGATTTATTGAGACTCGATATGGgcgaaaaagaagaaagtggaCAAGTATGTCAAGCCTGTGTCCTTCCAATTGAATTTGGTAGTTTCTTGGGTTGCAAGCAATGCGACTTTGCTCTTCACGACGTGTGTGCGAGTCTTCCTCGGAAGATGGAACATGGGATACATATTCATCCGCTTACCATACATGTTGACGCGATGAACAACGAAAATGGGTTCTTCACTTGCTCTGTATGTAACCAACATTCTTGCGGATTCATGTACAAGTGTTGCCAAGAAGATTGTGAGTTTAAAATAGATGTGAAGTGTGCTTCTTTTGCCGAACCATTCGACCATAGTATGCATAAACATCCTCTTTATCTGGCTATATACTTTGATGAATTTATTTACAGGTGTGAAGGTTGCACTCAATCTTCAAGATTTGCAGCAAAATGTTACAAAGGATGCTGGTTTCCCTTGGAGTTCAAATGCTTGAATTTACCAAAACTGGTAAAATACAAGTATGACTCGCACTCACTCACTCTATACAGTGATAAATATTACTCGAAGAGTTTTCAGCTTGAGTGGTGGTGTGAGATTTGcgaagaaaatataaacaaaaagaaacttttctACACCTGCCATGAATGCTGCACGACTCTACATGTTGAATGCATCTTAGGGAAATACCCTTATTTGAAGTCTGGCCATAGGATCAAAGTTAGTGGTTTGGAGGTCGAGATTGCTTCAAACAATGGTGTTTCTCGGCCGGTGTGTCATACATGTCACCGTATTTgccaagacaaaaaaaaatttaatggaAAAGATGatgtatatttttgttctaTCAAGTGTATTCATTCTACCAAATGA